CCCAGTTTCCGTTCCGCAGGTTGGTGACCCGCACCCAAGTGCCCAGAGGCAGCTTAAGGTGGGCAGCGGTGAATTGATGCATATCGTACGGTTCGCCGCTGGCAGTCGGTTTACCCTCGAAATAGCTTCCGTACCAGGAGGCAACACCCACCTGGTAAGGTTTCGGGGCCTTCACTTTTTCGGGACGTACGCCGTGGCTAGCGTTATTTTTGGGACCTGTAGTAGTGGTGCTTACTGACTCGGAGCTGTTTGGCCCTGGCGCCGCCCCAAGGCTGGTGACGTAAAACAAAGCCACCAGGATCGGGATAATGCTTCGTCGCATTCAGTCACCTCGCATCTCTAAAGTCGCCTCCCCTACCAGTGCTGGGTATTCCTCAAATGTCCGCCAATGGTAGAAGGCGCGGGGGTCAGTGTCAAAGGGTCAGTGGTACTCACTTTGGGGTAACCTGTTGAAGCCAAAACTAGTTACTTAAACCATTACTTTAGTTCGTGGGGCTTAGTGACTAGTAGCACCCGCTTTCCAAGCGGCGGATTTGAGATGACTGCACTAGGGGAAGTGTTGTCGTGGCAGACTGGTAAATCTAGGGTGTGTACCTTATATGCACCATGCAGTGGGCAGCTCGGAATCTTCCCGCGTGCGGGGTCATTCAGCTAATGCGCCCATGGTGAAACGAAAGCTTGAGCAGGAACCTTGGTGTTACGTCTGTTCAGAAATCGGCCAGAAAGCCCTTTTGCTGTACGCTCGGTTCCGTTAGATTTTGAGTATGGGCCAAGCGCCGCCCGTCGTGCTCAGCATCGCTGGCTTTGATCCTTCTGCGGGAGCGGGCATCACGGCAGACATCAAGACCATAGCCGCCCACGGCTGCTATGGAGTCTCCTGTATAACTGCGCTCACCGTGCAGTCCACCGCTGGAGTTCGCAGGGTGGAGCCCCTGCCTGCAGGCCTGGTGACCAGTACTCTGAACGAGTTGGCTGCCGACTTCGAGATTGCCGCGGTCAAGATTGGAATGTTGGGCTCGGCGGAAGTGGTAATAGCGACGGCCGAGTTTCTGGAAAAATACCGGCCGCCAAGCGTGGTTCTCGACCCCATACTGAAGTCGAGTTCGGGCGCCCGGTTGCTGGATAAAGTAGGCGCACAGTTGATGTCGGAGCGGCTCCTGCCACTGGCAACCGTGATCACGCCCAACCTTGATGAAGCCGCGGTCCTGGCCGAAATGCCGGTAACTGATGTCGAGCAGATGAAAGCTGCCGCTGAGCGACTGCACGAGCTGGGCGCTCCCAACGTCGTGGTTACCGGCGGCCACCTTGAAAAGCCTATTGACCTGCTGAGTTACGCCACGCCTGACGGGGACTTCCAGCAACAGACTTTCAAAGGCGAGCGCCAGCGTTCCACCTCAACTCATGGTACGGGCTGCGCGTTTGCCAGCGCTCTGGCGTGCCATCTCGCTCTGGGACGCACCATACCGGAGGCTGTTCTACTGGCAAAAGCCTACGTTGCCGCGGCCATTGCCCACGCCAGTGGGCTGGGGCGAGGGGTTGGACCGGTTGACCATCTCTATCGCATGCACGAACAACCACGCCGCCAGGCTGCGATAGAAGATTCGGAGACGGTGCACTGAAGTTGCGACCTGGAGAACAGGTCATCAGATCCAAGACAACAACGCAATACAATCTCGCGCTCTTAAATCATTTCTGCGGCGGTTTGGAATTGTTGTCTGGCGTGGGGCCGGCATTTGGCGGCTGCTGGTTATCAGGCAAAGGCTCCATGATCCCGCCTTCAGGAGCCGGCTGCTGCGGCGCCGCTTGCGGCGCATTCTGCGGCTGTGCGGGCTTGGCCTTGTCCGCATTGGCGGGCTGCTGATCGTCAGGCAGCGGCATTATCAGGCCACCGTTGTCTGGCTGTGAGTTGTTGCCCGCCGGCGGATTAGGTTGCGCCGGCGCCGGCTGAGACGGGGCAGGTTGCGATGGAGCAGGCTGCGCAGGCGTGGGCTGGGCACCGGGTTGGCCTGACGAAGGTTGTGCCGGAGCCGCATTGTCGGGATTTCCCGGTTGTTCATTCTCCGGGAGAGGCATCAGTAGGCCGCCCTGGGGTTGACTATTGCCAGGAACTGCTTCCGGCCCAGTCCCGGAAGTCGGTGCTTCGCTAGCTGGTGTCCGATTTTCCGAGGTCGGCGCCGGGGTTACAGGCTTGTCGGGTTCGATCACCGGGGTTCGGTCGCGCCGCATGAGCCGGACCGGACCGCCTTCGCGCCGCCGCTCCGCCAATTTGGCTTCAATTTGCTGCTGAACCGCGGTATCGCTGGTGTCGGCTACCTCGCTCAATCTCCTCCCTTCCATGTCCTTGCGCGTGGCTACCGTCACTTTTTGCTTTGCACTTTGCGCTTCGCGCGCCTTGTCGTAGTAAAAGTCAGCCGTCTCCCGGTCGCCTTCCATCTCCGCCAGATACCCCATATTGTTCAGGGTGAAGGCATCATTGGGATTGAGCTTATATGCCTGCTGGAAAACATCTCTCGCCTTATCAGGTTCGTTGCGGTTAATCGCCGACACGCCCTGCAGATTCAGTCGTGCTACCCGGGTCGCAGGGGTCTCTTTCTGGCTCAGCTGTTTGCGCAGCTTCTTGGCATTGTTTTCGGCAATTTCGCTGATCGGCTTGCCGCGCCAGTTCTTGTCCACGGTTACCACTACTGGATCCGGCGAATGCTGCTGTGCCGACTGCATATAGAAGCCCAGCGCCGCCTGGAACTCACCCTCCTTCTCCTTGGTGAATCCCATATTGTTAAGGGTGAACGGGTTCTTGGGGTCGAGTACCAGCGCCTTCTGCAGCAGGATATCGGCTTCGGGCGCCCGGTCTTTGAGCAGTAAACTTATGGCCTGAACATTGTCGCGATTCACCTGCATGGCGAGATCGTCGGCACTGCCTGCGACCTTGGTGACCGGTTTTCCCTCCGCGGAAGCTTCGTTGGCCTGATCTACGATTGCATCGGAACTCTGGTCTTCAGCCAGCGCATAGAACCGCTCGGCACGATCAACCTTGCCTTCCAATTCAGAGATGTAACCTAGATTATTCAGGGTGAAGGGATCGTTAGGATCCAGCAGATAGGCCTTATAAAAAAGCTTCTTGGCCTTTTCGTAGTTGTGCTTTTGGACGGCCTTTACCCCCTCCCGGTTCAAGCTTTGCACCGGCGTCGGTTTGCTACGTTTGGGCAGAGTGATCCTGACGCCGCCCTGCCCCTGCGCTGGCGCCATGGCCACAAGCAATCCAGCCACTATCGCCAGGAGTAGGGGGCAGAAAGGTTTCCGGGACATTAAGCCTCCGCTGAGGGGTACACGAATAGCGGCGGACGGGCAGCCGCTCACCTTTGTATCTGATTGTTGATGAGCCACCTGGCGTTGCCACACCTAGGGGAGATTCCTGTGGAGCGCGCTGCAAAGAATGTGCAACTTGGGCTACCTCCGGTGACGCATCTTTCGGCATCCAACCATTCCGGGTGCTTTGCTCGATTTCTGGTGCTGGCCTGAGTGCCCACCCCAAACTGCCAATTCACTTGAGGTACTGTGATGATGTCTGCGGTTCGAATGCTGCTGCTGTTCGCAATGTCTTCGGTCGCGATGTGCCAAAGCGCAGTGAATTCGTCGAATCCCCCATCGCCGGGGGCCCAATCTGCCGCCCAGCAATCTTCCAAGCAGCCCACCTCGCAACCTGCCGCCCAGCAATCAAGCGCCCAGCCAGCCGATGCGGATAAGAATCCGGCAGCCGAAGACGATCATGATCCGTTGCTCGATGTTCCGCCCTTGCCCAAAGGCAAGGTCACGCTTCTGGGCGGTACGGTGGCTCGTGTAGACCAGGTCAGGAACCGGGTTACGGTGCAGCCTTTTGGCGGAAGCAAAATGGACGTCGGGTTCGATGAGCGGACGCACATTTTCCGGGATGGTGTTCCGAGCACTCAGTTGGGGATTCACAAAGGCGATCGGGTTTACGTGGACACTATGCTCGACGGATCCAAAGTTTTTGCGCGCAACATCCGCGTGGTGACCAGTGCCGTTCCGGCGGATGCCCGTGGGCAGGTCGTCAGTTTTGATCCTGGAAATGGTGATATGACGTTGCAGGATGAATTGTCATCGCAACCGGTCCGCTTCCGGGTTACTTCCTCCACCGTGGTCCGCGGCGATAAGGGCACAATCTCCAGTTCGCAGCTTCGCCCTGGTTCGCTGGTGAATGTGAAATTTTCTTCAGGCCGGGGAAGGGGAGTAGCGAATGAGATCTTGCTAGTGGCCACTCCCGGTTCGCAATTCACGTTCTATGGCAAGATCAGCTTTATTGACATGCGGTCAAACACCATCGCCCTGGTGAACCAGAGCGACCAGAGAACGTACGACATCAGTTTTAACCCTAACCGTATTTCCAATCGCGACCAACTTCGCCTTGGCGCTAATGCACTCATCCAGACAATCTTTAGCGGCTCAGGCTATACCGCCACGGAGATCAGCTTCGTTCCGCAGCCGGCCGAATCCAGACAATAAGCTTTTGTGAGTAAAAGAAAAGCGGCGCTCAAAGCGCCGCTTTTTTGATGAAATTGTCGCAGGTGTTAAGACGGCCGCTTTTTCAATAAAATTCCGGCCAGGAAAGCCGTGCTGGCGCCCAATAGCCATTCGATGCGCCATAGCTGTACTGCCTGCCAATCCAACACTGTGGTGGCGGTGAAGACCACGCCGGTAAAAATCGCGCCCAGCAGACAAAGCATTCCGACGGTCAGGGCCACAAGCGAAGTAGTACCCAGTCCCAACACTTCTCTAATGTTCCGCATTTCGGTAGAGATTGCCTGCCTCGCAATTCGGAAGTGCCGGCCCACGCCGCGCGTGGTGGTGGCAAGACGGGAGCTACGTGCCCAGCCGCATACGTGGCAATAGCGGGATCCCATCACGAATTCGGCTGCGCATCGGTCACAAACTTCCACCATGCGGCCCGTTGGCTCCGGCGTTTGCACTGCCTGGCTCACCGGCGGTTGCCAGAATTCCTGGCCCGGATTATGTGCTGCACCTGACATAGAGAAAACTCCCTGCGTATTTCTTCGCAAGCCAATGACCAAAAGACCATCACTCTAACTCCTTGCACCTGATTGGCTTACGCTGCGGAGCCAGCCCTGTTGGAAACTACTCCAGCAAGTTTTACTCTAATGCTGAAAGTTTAGCCGGGTGGTTGCCGGATGAGGTGCACCCCGGCGTCTCCTTATCGGGTAAACTTAAGCTTCCCCCTGTGACCGACCGTCGGCAAAAACCTGCATTTCTAGAGTGCTCGGCATTGCTATGCCTGGTGGCTGCCTTGTCGCTCTTTGCGGTTGGCCAGCGGCCGCCGCAATCTCCGCCGACCAGAAGCGCAAGCCCTGCCGGTTCGCAGCCAGCTTCACCCACAGTTCACCGCAGCGACCCTTACACCCGAAGTGGCTACGATCATTTCTACAACATGGATTATGACGCCGCGGTGAAGGACTTTGAACTCGCATTCAAGGCGCAACCCGATGATCCCTTCGCCGCCTATCATCTGCTGACCGCGGTGCTGTTCCGCGAAATGAATCGCATGGGACTGATTGATCCCTCTGCCTATGCGAATGACACCTTTATTAATCAGCCGCATCGCCCACCCGATCCCAAGGTGCAGGCGCGCATAAACGAACTGGTTCGCACCGCCTTTGCGCTCAGCGAGAAGCGGCTGGCTGCAAATCCCAATGACACTTCTGCGCTTTATGCCCGGGGAGCTACTCGAGGTTTGCGCTCTACCTACACCGCGCTGGTGGAACGCTCCTGGTTTGCGGCGCTGCGCAGTGCGGTCGGCGCACGCCGCGATAATGAGCGCGTCCTCGAGCTGGATCCCCAATACACGGATGCGAAGATGGTGGTCGGCATTCACAATTACGTCATTGGCAGCTTGCCATTGGCAGTCAAAGTGGCCGCATCCATGGTGGGTCTGGGCGGAAGCAAAAGTCGCGGTATCGACTATCTCTACGAGGTCGCCAATCATGGCGGAGACGCCAGCGTGGATGCCAAAGTAGCCCTCGCGCTTTTCTTACGCCGTGAGAAACGCTTTGACGAAGCCCTCAAGCTGGTGCGCTCGCTCTCCCAGAGTTATCCGCGTAACTTTGTATTTGCGATCGAAGAACCAGATCTGTTGCGTCTTGCTGGAAATGACCAGGCGGCCGCGGACCAATATCGCAATCTTTATCAGCAAGGAAAGGCTGGGCGCTTCCCCAATGGGCATTACGAGCTCGCGGCGCTCAACCTGGGTGAGGTACTGCGCAAGCGCAAAGACTATCAAGGCGCTGCCGATGCTTACAATCTTGTGGATCAAGTCCCCCAGCCGGACCCGGAAATTCAACAAAAGGCGAACCTGGCGGCCGGCGAAATGTATGACCTGCTGCAAAAACGCGAGCTTGCGGTGAAGAAATATCAAGCCGTGGTCGCCGAAAACTCCGCCAGCCCGCCCGCGGACGCCGCCCGCAAGCACATCCGGGAAGCCTATCGGGAGTAGTCAGCAGTTCACGGGTAGCACGGAACCCTCAGGCCCTCAGTCTCGTATAGAACTGTAGCGAGGTGGATATGTATTGCAACTACTGTGGCAAGGTGATTCAGGATGACGCCAACCTTTGTGCCTACTGCGGCAGACGTGTGGGCGCCGTTCTAGCACGCAAACGCCTGGTGCGGCCACGCATTGGACGTAAAGTCGCCGGCGTCTGCCTGGGATTCGCTGAGTTCTTTGACATTGATGTGACCGTTGTCCGCCTGGTCTGGCTGATTGTAGCCATCATGACCGGGGTGGGCTTCCTTGCCTATCTGGTCGCCTGGATCGTCATGCCCGAGGAGCCGGAAATTGCCAGTGCTCCAGCTAACGGCGAGCGTGTCGGGACCACTACGTAGGATATGTGTTGCGGCTAATTTGTTTGGTTATGCCACAATGAGCTCATGCCTCTTTTGCGACGACTGATTGCGGCGCTGGCCCTGGTGGGGGTTTACGTTTCCTATCGCGCCTTGCAAATCCATTACAGCACCGAGTCGGCCCCTTGCAGCATCAACGATGTCTGGGACTGTGGCATCGTGAACCA
The DNA window shown above is from Terriglobales bacterium and carries:
- a CDS encoding tetratricopeptide repeat protein, whose protein sequence is MTDRRQKPAFLECSALLCLVAALSLFAVGQRPPQSPPTRSASPAGSQPASPTVHRSDPYTRSGYDHFYNMDYDAAVKDFELAFKAQPDDPFAAYHLLTAVLFREMNRMGLIDPSAYANDTFINQPHRPPDPKVQARINELVRTAFALSEKRLAANPNDTSALYARGATRGLRSTYTALVERSWFAALRSAVGARRDNERVLELDPQYTDAKMVVGIHNYVIGSLPLAVKVAASMVGLGGSKSRGIDYLYEVANHGGDASVDAKVALALFLRREKRFDEALKLVRSLSQSYPRNFVFAIEEPDLLRLAGNDQAAADQYRNLYQQGKAGRFPNGHYELAALNLGEVLRKRKDYQGAADAYNLVDQVPQPDPEIQQKANLAAGEMYDLLQKRELAVKKYQAVVAENSASPPADAARKHIREAYRE
- a CDS encoding septal ring lytic transglycosylase RlpA family protein; protein product: MRRSIIPILVALFYVTSLGAAPGPNSSESVSTTTTGPKNNASHGVRPEKVKAPKPYQVGVASWYGSYFEGKPTASGEPYDMHQFTAAHLKLPLGTWVRVTNLRNGNWAILRVNDRGPYVAGRIIDVSYGAARMLDFKSRGLTQVRVDIVQPEVATSQTVANLD
- the thiD gene encoding bifunctional hydroxymethylpyrimidine kinase/phosphomethylpyrimidine kinase, which gives rise to MGQAPPVVLSIAGFDPSAGAGITADIKTIAAHGCYGVSCITALTVQSTAGVRRVEPLPAGLVTSTLNELAADFEIAAVKIGMLGSAEVVIATAEFLEKYRPPSVVLDPILKSSSGARLLDKVGAQLMSERLLPLATVITPNLDEAAVLAEMPVTDVEQMKAAAERLHELGAPNVVVTGGHLEKPIDLLSYATPDGDFQQQTFKGERQRSTSTHGTGCAFASALACHLALGRTIPEAVLLAKAYVAAAIAHASGLGRGVGPVDHLYRMHEQPRRQAAIEDSETVH
- a CDS encoding DUF5666 domain-containing protein, with the translated sequence MMSAVRMLLLFAMSSVAMCQSAVNSSNPPSPGAQSAAQQSSKQPTSQPAAQQSSAQPADADKNPAAEDDHDPLLDVPPLPKGKVTLLGGTVARVDQVRNRVTVQPFGGSKMDVGFDERTHIFRDGVPSTQLGIHKGDRVYVDTMLDGSKVFARNIRVVTSAVPADARGQVVSFDPGNGDMTLQDELSSQPVRFRVTSSTVVRGDKGTISSSQLRPGSLVNVKFSSGRGRGVANEILLVATPGSQFTFYGKISFIDMRSNTIALVNQSDQRTYDISFNPNRISNRDQLRLGANALIQTIFSGSGYTATEISFVPQPAESRQ
- a CDS encoding PspC domain-containing protein — encoded protein: MYCNYCGKVIQDDANLCAYCGRRVGAVLARKRLVRPRIGRKVAGVCLGFAEFFDIDVTVVRLVWLIVAIMTGVGFLAYLVAWIVMPEEPEIASAPANGERVGTTT